In Halorussus salilacus, the DNA window GATTCATCGAGGCGACCCGCCGCCCGACCAGATGCTGATACCACGCGTCGACGACGCGCCGCACCCGCTGGAGAGTCTGGGCACTGTATTCCCGTTCTGCTCCCTCATTCAACCAGTCAAATGCTGCATAGACCGCGTCAACGGCTTCGTAAGCTGGATTCTCTCGGTCCCGTTGAATCGGTGTGAGGAGGTCGTCCATCCCGTTCGCCTCCTGGTAGGCACGTACGTAGAGGTTCAGTCGCGTTCGCAGCGCGTCGACAGAAGACGACGCCAGACTGTACCGTGATTTTCGCCGGTTGAGGAACTGTTCGAGGGCGTCGATTGTTGCATCATTCGATGTTGCCCATGTGTAGCCTTCTTCATTGTCCCCGAGCTCGAGATCCTCGTTCCAGAACTCTCCAAACGAGCGGTCGTGATGGCGACGGAGAGCGGCGAGGAACGCCCGTGCATCGTGGTCTCGAAACCACTGGTGGGTTGGTTTCTCGCTCGTTGGATCGATACCCTCTGTTTCGAGGCAGGGGGCAATCTCGTCCCAGTACAGGTCCGTGAAGTCCTCGAGCGAATACGAGGTCCATCGGACTCCCTCGAATGATGGCACTCGCTCAGCGTCGGTCTCGCTCTCCTGTTCGGCGTCCGATTGACTCATTGTAGTGGTCTCTGAGGGGCTCGACTGTCTGAAACTGGATTGGTGCAAAACCTCGATAGAAGCCTGATCGCGGCCCAGTATGGCGATTCTAAGAGTGGCATATTCGAGTTGTTCAGCGTTTTGGTCGGATTCGTTATTAGTTTGTGGGTTCGGCTGACCGAGAGAGTCTGCGTAACCCACGGAAAATCTGGCGATAAAATGCGCTATACGAATAAACCGTATACTGCGATACTCATTTTGAGGGGGCCCTGTGAGCGGGGAGTCACGCATACGTTGATGCTTCGCCGCTACGTTATTTTTTAGACAGCGATCAGCCCCAGCCACCAGGCAGTGAACCACGATCCTGCACGAAACCCTCCGATTGTACCCATGCCAGTTGATCCCGTATGCGGGATGGAAATTCTGATGGACGCCACAGAAGCGAACACCGACTACGAGGACGAGTCATTCTACTTCTGTTCGACGGACTGCCTCGAACTATTCGAAGGTGCCCCCAAGAAGTACGTCGAGACCCCCCACCCGCACCTCATCGAGGCGAGTGGAACCGTTCTCCCACGACTGCCATACGGCCGTGCAAAGGGCGAGTTCGATATCGAAATCAAAGATCCCACGTCGCTCCAGGAGGGCGACAGCGTTCGCTTCTCGAAGGAGATCACGGACGACGACGTCCGGAAATTCGCCGAGGCGACCAGCGACACGAACGCCCTCCACCTCAACGACGCGTTCGCTGAGAAGACGAGGTTTGGCCACCGGATCGTCCACGGGACACTCGTCTCCGGACTCATCAGCGCCGCCCTCGCGTGTTTCCCCGGCCTCACGATCTACATCTCGCAGAATCTCGAGTTCCGACGCCCGGTCGACATCGGCGAATCACTGACGGCTCTATGCAAGATCGTCGACGAACTCGAAGGCGACCGGTATCGACTCACGACGCGCATCGAAAACGACGCTGACGAAATCGTCCTCGACGGGACGGCGACGGTGCTGATCGACCCTCTCCCGGAGTGACTCGTTCGTACAGCCAGGTTAAGACCATGAATCCGTTCACAGCCCCATTGAAGACTCACCGCAGATTGCTTACCCAGGGAATGGAAACCGCCGAGAAGATGTGCCTTCTTCCGAATCGGCTCGAAGATCTCGCCTCTGTCGAGGTCGGGAAGACTCCGAGTGAGGTCATCTACTCCGAGAACAAACTCAATCTCCTCCACTACGAGCCACTCACAGACGACCCGCACAACACGCCCCTCCTCGTCGTCTATGCGTTGATCAACCGTCCCTACATTCTCGACCTCCAGCCCGACAAGAGCGTAGTTCGGCGATTCCTTGAGGACGGCTTCGACGTCTATCTCATCGACTGGGGCGAACCGTCCCAACTTGACGCATCGCTGACGCTGGGCGACTACGTGAAGCGGTATATCGATAACTGCGCCGACGTCGTCCGTGAGCGAACTGGCACTGACGCCATCAACATCCTCGGCTACTGCATGGGCGGGACGCTGAGCACGATGTACGCGGCTCTCCATCCGGAGAAGGTCGCCAATCTCGGGCTCATGGCGACGGGCCTTTGTTTCGACGATACGGGTGGTATCCTCGAACAATGGGGAAGCGAGGAGTACTTCGATCCAGAAGCGATTACCGAGACGTACGGAAACGTCCCAGCGGAGTTTCTCGCGACGGGGTTCGCCCAGATGAACCCCGTCGATACGTACCTCGGCAAGTACACGATTCTGTTCGACAATCTCGATGACAGGACCGCCGTCGAGAACTTCGGCCGTATGGAACGCTGGGTGCGCGATGGGGTTGACGTCGCGGGAGAAGCCTACCGCCAGTTCATTGAAGACATTTACCAGAAGAACGCACTCTACCAGAACGAACTGGTACTGGACGGAACCCCTGTCGACATCGGAAATCTCACGATGCCGGTGTTACAGATCATTGGCTCGTTCGACCATCTCATCCCGCCTGACGCGAGCAAGCCCTTCACCGAGGTTATTCCGAGTGAGGACACCGACATCTACGAATTCCCGACCGGCCATGTCGGGATGGCCGTCTCAGGGAAGGCTCACGCGGAGTTGTGGCCTCGTGTCGCGACGTGGTTCCGTGAGCGGTCGGTAACACAGATTGAGGAGTCGGCCACGGTCAGCCGAGGTGAGGCTGAAGCGGAGGCTGACCACGATCAGTCGCTGCAGACGCTCGACGGGATCGGTCCGACGTATGAGGAGCGTCTCCACGACGCAGGGATCACGACGGTGACGCAACTCGTAGCCGCAGACCCAGTCCAGCTTGCTGACCGACTCGGTCTCAGCGAATCACGAGTGACGTCTTGGATTGAGCAAGCGAGGCAGTTCGGGGGTTCGTCCGACGATAGTACTGGAAGCAGTTGACCGTCGATTCGTGGCAGTGACCAGCGCTCACGTGACGACAATGCCGCCGTCGATCTCCATGTAGGGGTGGCCGTAACCGCAGTAGGTCAGGCAACTCAGCGTGTAATCACCACGTCGTGTCGCACCGAGTTGACGATCAACAGGTCTGGTGGCACTCTGCGGGAGCGCAACCGGGTGCATCATCATGCCACCACCCATGTGAACCTGTCCGGATGGCATGATCGCGAGGGTGTGGTCGGGATACTGCTCGTTCGCCTCCTCCAGCAGTTCGTGAAAGTCGCCGTCGGCCGGGGGCGGGATACGTTCCTCGTTTCGTTCTTCGAGTGTCTCGTGGTCGGGAAGGGCCTCGCGGATCAACGATGGAATGGATTGCAGGGCTTGACTCGAGAGCGTGTTGAACGAAACGACGCGAAGAACATCGTTCCGTTGCAGGCTGACACGCTCCTGTTCCTCGCCGGATTCATCAACGATGATGAAGCCCCAGTGGTAGGCTCCGATGTATATCGTCCTGTCGACGCCGTCGCCACTGCCAGGGAGATTTCCGACGCAGCCAGAGAGACCTGCGATGCCAGCTCCAAGCGCGGTCAGGAACTTCCGCCGCTGTACTGTTGGAGACATGATCGTGCTATTGCGACTCCTCGCGGCTGAGTTTCGCGCGGCGTTCCTCGAACTCCTCGTCGGAGAGCTCACCGCGAGCGTACGCCACTCGGAGTTCCTCGAGTGCCCTGTCGCCGGTCAGCGATGATCCGACACCGCCGACGAGGCCGCGATAGAGGAGATAGCCGATACCGACGAGGACGACGAGCCAGACGAGCATCATCCCGATACCCCACAGCGGCGAGAGACCGCCAGCCATCCCGCCGCCCCACCACCAGCCCATCATGCCCATCATCGGCATCGCGAACACCATCATCAACAGCGGGAAAAGGACGATTACCGCCAGGACGATCAGGACGATGCGGAGCAAGCCGTCGGACGTGCGCTCTGTGGACATAGTGAACCACTAGGGAAGTTCGTCGACTGCGTCCATAAAGTTGGTCAGCCGCCAGTACTGCTCCAGTGATGTCTCCTGACTTAGGGGACGGCCGATACGTTGCTTCGTGTCTTCACAGATATGATTCCACTCAGCAGCAGTCGTTTTCGTCGGGCGACCACCCGCACGCGTTGCCCGTCGTCAGGTCGTTTTCGTCCACATAGGTCGAGAGACAGGCATAGTTACAGAAGTACATTGGTGAGCCACAATCGTCGTTACAGTCACGTACACAGATCGGGTCGTGGTCGAAGATACGCGACCCGCAGTACGCACAGGTCTCTTCGGCGTCGGGGAGTTCGACGGTCGTAGACATACCTGCGCTACGGGCACGAGTCAAAAACGTATTTCGCCAGTCGACCATCCATCTACTTCGATTCCGGGCTGTCCGCGGTGTAGGCGTGAGACGGAGCTACTAGAACTCGATCGCTCCGATCATCGGCTCGCCGACACACTTCGGGCAGACATCGGTGTCGTATTCCTCCATACAGTGCCGGTGGCAGGAGATCCCGCAGTGCTCGCAGACGAACACCTCGTCGTCGCTGGTACACTGTGATTCACAGATGTAGCACTGGACCATGGTTCGTAGAACGTACGGTGGCTATCGAGATAAATCGCTGTGCCCATGCATCTCTGCTATTGACACCTGATTTCGGCACGGGTCGTCCCACATCGAGATTGGAGACTGGCTTGTACTCGATGAGCGTCGGGACTTCCACACGCGCAGACCCAGACAGGTTCAGTTCTCTTGATTCTGCACCAATCGCTCGCGGCGTCGTTGGAACTCCGCTTCGTCGATCTCGCCTCGTGCGTAACGCCGTTGGAGGGTTTCCATCGCGGAATCGTCGCTCTCGGGAGGTGCATCATCTCGACCCAGTGCCCAGTAGAGTAGTCCGGCAACCAGCCCCAGCATTCCGAGTGCCCCGCCGACGAACGGCAGCCCGCTGAACCAGCCATCGCTTCGGCCGTTCATCATCCCTGGACCCATCATTCCGCCACCGGAGTTCCCGCCACCGCCGGTGCTGGACCCATACGCTATTGCACCCTGTTCGACGATCGCGTCGCTCTCGGGCACGTCGCCGTCCGGTATCGGACTCGATTCGGCTGGCCCGCCGGGGCTGCCGACGACGATGCGACCGACCATCCCGACCGACTTGTGCGGGATGCAGTAGTAGTCGTACGTGCCTGGCTCTTCGAACGTGTACTCGAAGGATCCCGACGAGATGGTCCCGCTGTCGAATGCGCTGGCGTCGGATGGAATCCGATTCTCGTAGGCGGTCGCCGAGTGTGCTCCGGCCGCTAGCTCGAAGCGAACGGTCGTGCCGGGTTCGACGTGGAGTCCGATTGGGTCGAAGTAGTTGTTCCCCATCTCGACGACGGGCGTCTCCTGTGCGGCGACTGGCTGGGTGAGTCCCGCACTTGCGACTGTGCCGGCACCGAGTGCTCCTAGGAACTGGCGTCTACTGTAGTCCGTCATCATTGTTGTTTTACTGCTGTTATCCGCGGATGATGCTGGCGAGCCGTTACGTGAGTCCGGTCGATTGCTGGTCTGCACGTTCGATAGCTGCCTCCAGTTCGCCCCGGCCGACGATGCCGATGAACTCGTCAGTCCGCTCCCCGTTCGCATACACGAGCGTCGTTGGTGTCTTTCGGACGCCGTACTCCTCGGCCGTCTCCAGATCGATCTGGATGTCGACCTCGCGAAATTCGACATCCGGATACGCATCTTCGATGCCTTCGTTTTTCTCTCGTTGCGTTGCGCACGCCCCGCACGTCTCCTGCGTGAAGAGGAGTACTTCCGTCATAGTAGCTAGTATGGTCTTGTGCCTTTAGCACATTTCTGTTCACATCCGAAAGCTGTGAGGGTCACAGATTTCAGAATCCAAGGGAAGCGGACGTGGGTAACGCGGGAGTTGGTGGTCGAGACGATTACTCCGACCGTTCGAGTCTCTCACGGCGGGCTTCGAACTCTTCGTCAGTGAGGTCCCCACGAGCGTATGCCGTGCGGAGTTCCTCCATCGCGGGATTTCGAGATGTCTGCGTTTCGTTCATGCGCCGGAAGATGAGGTAGCCCCCGCCGAGGAGGATGAGGAGGAAGATGAGCGGGACGAGCATCCCGACGAGCGGCCACCATCCACCAGTACCGCCATACTGACCCATCATCCCACCGTACCCCATCATCCCGCCGAATCCCATCCCCATTGTGAGCAACGGAAGCAAGATGATCGCTCCGAGGATCAGGAGGACGATGGTCGTGGTGTCGAGCTGGTTCGATGAAGACATCGAGATCAGGCCTCCGACTTGGAGCCTAGTTCGTCGGTGACTGCAGAGAGAACACGCTCGAAACGCTCGTTGACCTCGGTCGCGATGGAATCGAGTGCATCGTTGTCCGCGATACCGACTAATTGTTGCGGATCGACGGCACTCACCATGACCTCGCCGTCGTCGGTTCCGTAGACGATGACGTTACACGGGAGGAGTGCGCCGAGTTCGATTTCTTCGGTCAGTCCTTCGTATGCCAGCGGGGGATTGCATGCACCGAGAATGCGGTACTGACGGAACTCTTCGCCGAGTTTCTCCTTGAGCGTCGCCTGGATATCGATGTCACAGAGGACGCCGAATCCTTCGTCTTCGAGCGCAGCAATCGTCGTGTCGACGACGTCGTCGAACTCACCGGTGACTGAAGTCTGTATTGTGTATTCCATGGAATATCATACCCCGTCCACGGGGTTAACGGTTGGGTGCCACAACGACGGGCGTTGGGAGTGTAATGTGTTGGCTGGAACAGCACTGGATCCGATCATCCGGTACGTTCGAGCTGTTTTCGCCGTCGATCGAATTCATCGTCCGAGAGCTCACCACGGGCGTAGCGCTCACGGAGAACCGACAGCGACTGCGCATCGTTCCCGTCGGATCCTCGGTTGAGGAGCGCATAGCCGATGTAGATGGACAGACCGATGATGAGGGCCATCCAGAGGAGTCCCCAGAGCCCCATCGCTCCGCCGAAGAGACCCCAGCCGCCGCCCATCATGCCGCCGCCGTAGCTCCCACCACCATGGGCAGCAGCCGTTCCAGTCGCCGCGACCAGCAGCGGGACCGCGATGATCGCGAGTCGACGAGCAGTGCGTCCGATGTGAGTGGTGAATTGCGTCATTATCTTGAGTTGGTGAATCGTGGTGTTCGGTCGAAGCGATCGAAACGGTCAGGGCCTATCAGCAGTGGCCCTGCCCGTACATCCCGCCGTTGTAGTCATCGTTAGCCCCATTGTGGTATTCCTCGTCAGCCATGTCCTGGGCCATCTCGTCGACGGTCACACCCATGTGCGATTCCATCCACTCGACGCTACCAGGGCCCATGTGCTCGGTCATCTGCGCCTCCATCCAGGCCGCCCAGTCATCAGCGGTAGCGTTGTCAGTGGGCGCGTCGTCAGCAGCCGTGTCGGTGCCGTGTGCGCTGACCACGGGAGCGGCGAACGCGAGTCCAACGATCGCGAGCGCCACGAGCAGCCAGCGGCCGAGTTTGAAGTTGGTCATTGTCTTTCTCCTCGGTTACTCGTAGGACTGCTCGGGAGTTATCGACGTGGGTGTGAATCCACTCAGGAGAACGTTCGAGAACGTGTATAAGACGATCTAACCGTTTTTCATAACAAGAAACGTTCCTCCGGCTCGAATTCGCCGGGTTGGCACTCAACCCTTCTCCCAGACAGGACCAAGGCCACAGGAACGATAGCCTGAACGATCGGAAACCAGGGCTTCAACCGAGTTACTCGACGTATCTCACGACACGCGCCATTCCTGCATCGAGATGGTAGAGGTTGTGGCAGTGGAATAACCACCGGCCGGGATTGTCCGCGTGGAAGTCGATCGTCACCTGCCCTCTATGTCCGGGGACGATGACGGTGTCTTTGACTGCGTTACCGACCTGAAAGAAGTGGCCGTGAAGGTGCATCGGGTGAACGACCGGGCTCTGATTGGTCATCCGAATCCGGACGTGTTCCCCGGGTCGAATATTTAGTGGATCGGCATCCGGATAGGTCTGTCCGTCAATCGTCCACACGTACTCACCCCTGCCGCGAGACAGCGTCAAGTCGAACGTCCGGTCGGGATCGTCGCTCACACCGTCGAGCGAGGAGAGTGCTCGAAGGTCGCCGTACTGCAATCGGTTACTCGAGGACGATGGGGTCTGGGGGGTGCCCGAACCACCTGTGGATTCGTACTCGACGACGGCTCTAGCTGGTGGTTCGTTCCCGTCAAGTGCGTCCGCCTGAACGAACCACCTTCCCGGATTCGTCGCTTCGACCACGACGTCGTACCGCTCGCCGGCTCCGAAGACGAACGAGTCTGCGTCGACGGGTTCGACGGGCTGGCCATCGGCATGGGTCACCGTCATCTCGTGGCCGGCGATCCGCACCCCGAAGACCGTCGCGCTGGAAGCATTCACGAACCGGAAGCGAATCCGATCGCCCTCAGCTACGTCGAACGTCTGGGGGTCCTCGGGCAGTCGACCGTTGATCAGAAGTCCCTCGTATGGCGGCCGAATGTCGCCCATCATCCCGCCTCCCCCACCCATTCCACCACCGCCACCCATCCCACCATTGCTGTCGGACGGAAGACGGGGCTCTCCGGAGAGGTAATCATCGACGATGACGACGTACTCGCGGTCGTACTCGACGTGTGGGTCGGATTCTTCGACGATCAGTGGCCCCAGCAATCCCCGGTCGAGTTGGAGTCCGACGTGGCTGTGATAGAAGTACGTCCCGGCGGGTTCGGCACGGAAGGTGTACGTGAACGTGTCGCCGGAAGCGATCGGCTCTTGCGTCACGTTCGGCACGCCATCGACCGGATTCGGAACCGGGACCCCGTGCCAGTGAATCGTCGTCTCCTCCTGGAGGTCGTTGGTCAGTTCGACGCTGAGCACGTCGCCCTCCTGAACGCGTAGCTCCGGCCCCGGAAATTGACCCTCGTACATCCAGTTAGCCGTCGATGTATCGGGCGCTGGTCGAATCGTCCCGGACGCTGCAGTGAGGCTGACGGATGTATCTGGCTCGGCCGTCACTGTCGAGCGTGGCGTCACCTCACGACCTTCACCATCGTCGGTGTCCGGGAACTGGCCGGCACAACCCGCGAGCGCTCCCAGGGTGGTTGCCCCTGTCAGTTGGAGGAGCCTGCGGCGCGAGAGCGACCGTTGTTCTCTATGCGGCACAGTTGTTCGGACCCAGTTCAAGTTCTGTCGCCTCGCCCTCGTCGTCGACGGTCTCTTTGCCGGTGTTGATGGCGATAACTGTCTCGTAGTTCGGGGGCTTCTCCGGGGCATCCTCGGTTAATCGCTCGATGAACGCTTCGCGGTCGAGCCCGAGGAAGTCGAGTTTCTCGCGTAGATTGCCGAGTCGGGCATCGAGGGGTTCGCCGGGCGAGCCGTTCTCGTAGCGCCCGTCGCTCGTGACGGTGAGGTGGCCCGGCAGAATCGTCGTGTCGTCCGGGAGGTCGAGGATCGTCTCGTGGAGCGAGTCGTGCAGCAGTTCCGCTCCACGCGAGGCATCGTCCTCCCCGAATTGGAGTTCCGTCCGTCCGACGGAGTCGACGAACAGCGTGTCGCCCGTCAGCAGGAGTTCCCCGTCGAGGAGGTAGTTCATCATCTCCGAGGTGTGGCCGGGGGTGTGGAGCGCCTCGATCTCGACGTCGCCGACTTCGATGACTTCTCTATCCGATAGCGGTTCGTACTCGTACTCGACATCGCGCTCTCTGGCTGCTTCGCCGAGGTGGTAGGGCACGCCGATCTCGTCGGCGAGGGCCGGACTGCCTGAGATATGGTCGGCGTGGACGTGCGTATCGAGCACGCGTGTGATCGAGAACCCGGCGTCCTGGGCGGCGACTTTGAACTGGTTGGTCTGTCTGGTTGCGTCGACCACGACGGCTTCTCCCGCCTCCTTCGAGCCGACGACGTAGCCGAGACAGCCCTTCGCCCGCCGCTGGACCTGCCGAACGACGAGGTCGTCGCTGGCTGTCTCGATGGGGACGGCCTCGTAGAGTTTGCTCCACTCCTCCATGCTGCCTGTGACGACGGAGACGTCGTCGTACCCGCGCTCGTCGAGGTCGAACGCGAACGGCGTCGACGTCAAACCCTTCCCGCAGATAGCGACGACCGGCTGGCCGTCGACCAGTGCGTTCACCTCATCGAGTTGGTCCTCGCTCAACCCCTCGTCAGGGTCATACGGAACGTTAGTTGCGTCGCGTACGTGCCAGGCCTCGAAGCTGTCTTCGGGACGCACATCGATGAGCGTGAACTGTTCGTCGGCGTCGATCTTGTCCGCGAGTTGTTCCGCGGTAATGTTCTTGACCATCGTATCTCACCTGTATAGTGTCCGTTCGCCGTTCGTTGGATCCGTCGCGAGTACCGTCGCTATCTAGCGCGTTCGATTACGCCCTTCTTCGGGGAAAGCGTTCCCACGGGGAATCATGGATGTCTCGCAGTAGGCCTCTCCGTCCCGGTAGTCGACGCCCGGTTGGATGAACGGATACGGCCCGTCGGCGGGCGTGTTCTGTGCCCGACCGCCGTCGTCTGCAGTCTCGACCAGCCCCATCACCTCATAGTCGACTGGTGAGTGCTCTTCGAGGTACTCGACGATGACGTCGACAGGTATCGTCCCGTCGTCGACCTCGACGTCCTGGAACGGGAACCCGCAGTTGCCGAGGTCACGTTCTGGGTCGCCAGGACGGCGGAACGTCGCCACCGAGTACGTCTCCTCCGGGTCGACCAGCTCGCCGTCGATTCGCATCTCGACGAGGCGACGGCCCCCCTTGGCGGTCGGGTCGACGGTCACCTCGACATTCGAGGAGAAATTTCGGACGCGGCCGTCCTCCTGGTCGTAGGGGTACGGCGTGAAGTTGTCCTCGAGGAACTCCTCCATGTGGCTCGTGAGTTGCTGGCCGTAGGCGACGCCGCAGGCGACGGGCGTCGTCATCGGGAAGAACGTGTACAGTTCGCCGAGCGTGATCTCGCCGGGTGGGATAGCGGTCCCGTACCGGAACCCGTGTGAGACGGCGAGGTCGGTGTCGAAGTGTGCCTGAAGTGCGTCATTGAACAGCGTGTTCCAGGCGCTTTCGAGGAACGACTGCCGGTAGAGCGGCGTGTCCGTCTGCCCGACGGTCGTATCCAGGGGGCGTTCGAGCGTGCCGGCTCCACGCTCGAATTCTGGATTTTCTTCGAAGAACGGTGCACGCACCGACTCGACGGTTTCCTGTACATCGGCGTCCGGGTCCGGCGTGTACTCGCCGTCCTCGGTGAGGCAGTAGAGGTGGTGTCTGAACTGTATCTCCCCGTCTCGAATTCGGAGGTCGACACGGCCGAGCGCTTCGCCCATGCCGGACTCGACGACCACGGTTTCGGTCTCCTCGACGACGATAGGTTCGTACGTATACTCGTGGGTGTGCGCGCTGAACATCACGTCCACGCTCGCACAGTCTTTCGCAGCCTGGACCATCCACGGCAGGCCGATTTCGGTGACTGCGACTACGACATCCGCGCCGTCATCGCGGGCGGCCTGTGCGGACTCTTCGAGGAGCGCGGGATGCTTCCCGAAGCGGTACTTCCCTTCCCAGAACGAAGGAGCCATCCGGTCGACGTAGACGTTCGTCATGCCGACGACGCCTACAGAGAGTCCACCGACCTCGAGGATGCTGTACGCGTCGTACAGCCGCTTGTCAGTCTCCCAGTCGTAGAGGTTGTTCGCGAGGACCATGGCGTCGAGTTCGTCCATCAGTTCCACGAAGTTGCCGTCCTCGGCGGCCTCGTTCGAGTAATCCCAGTTCCCGGGGACATAGACGTCGGGCGCGACGTGCTCGTTGATGGGCTCAAGCATTGCCCGCCCGTCGGTGTAAGTGGTTACGGCGGAGCCATGGAACGTATCACCACTCATCAGGGTACAGACCTCGTCGTCCTCGCGGAGTTCGTCCAGTTTGGCCGCGAGCAGGGGAACCCCGCCACCGCGCTTGATGATGCGGTCGTCGTTTCTGAACTCGAAGTTCGGTTTCGACGTTGGGTTGTCGTAGTAGACCTGGTGGCGTGGCGTGAGCTGTCCGTGGAGGTCGCTGACGTGCGCGAAGACGACGTCTGGGTCGCCTGCGCTGTCACGCGCAGGGTCACCGTCTAGGGATTGCCACTCGCCGACGGATGTCTCGTCCTGGTTCATCGTGACGCGACTGTAGATACGACCGTTGGCTGTTCATAAGTTGTGGTTGAAATTCGAAAGACCGCACAAAACTACGTATAGGTTCGCTATCGGCTACATAGTCGATTGAAAGCCTAGACCGGTCGAGTTCGGTTTGCAAAACAATCTCGTAGTGCGTTCTAGTGGCAGGTGCGAAGGATGAGTGAGACACTGGCCTTACACTTATTAGGGAGAACTTGCCTAAGGGAGAAGGCCGTAGTATTGGCCGAGCAGAGATGTACGCGCTTGTTCGAACGTCGAGGTGGTCTCGATGACAGCTAACTGGGTAACGACGGGGATGTCTGCAGTCGTCATCCTCTTCGCGGCCGCCGTTCACGGTATTGCTGGGTTCGGCTTCGCACAGGTGTCGATGGGTATAATGCCGCTGTTTCGGTCGCCCTCGAGCGCGTCGATCATCTTCACGGCGACGGCGGTGGTGGCCAACGCCCGCGTCTGGTGGAGCGTCCGGGACGCGTTCGACTGGGAGAAGTGGATTGTCCCTGTCGCTGGGCTCGTCGTCGGGATGCCGCTCGGTATCTACGTGTTCAGTGGGTTCGACGCGGCACAGATGCGCGTCGCCATCGGGGCAGTTCTCGTGCTGGCTGTCATCGTCGTCGGTGCGACCCAGCAACTCGATGTCGTTACGGACTGGATCGAGGAGAAGGACTACCGACCGGGGAAGATAATTGGCGCGACGGCCGGGCTGCTCGCCGGAGTCTTCGGCGGCGCCGTCGCCGTTCCCGGCCCGCCGATGATCGTCTACGGGGCCTTCATGTCGGCGAGCGGGTTCTGGAGCGACGAGGAGATGAAGGCCACGTTCACCGCCTTCTTCGGGACGCTCATGCTGTATCGCCTCGGGAGTCTAACCTACACGGGAGACGTGACGATGCCGCTGATGATCGAGGCTGCCGTCGCCATTCCGATGGTGTTCGTCGGCTCTTGGATCGGCGTGTACATCTTCGACAACATCCCCGAACGCATCTTCCAGTGGGTCGTACTGGGGCTATTGACCGTGAACGCGGTCGTCCTGCTGTTCACGTCGGTTCCGGAACTCTAACCGCGTTCGGCTGTCCTCTGTGCGAGGATTTCGGGTCCCCTCGATACAGCGGTTGTAGCCAAAAAACAGCGTCGCAACGGTGCTAATTCGTGCGCTATTCGGGCGTCGGTTAGGCACTCATCATGTTCCGACAGCT includes these proteins:
- a CDS encoding MaoC/PaaZ C-terminal domain-containing protein produces the protein MPVDPVCGMEILMDATEANTDYEDESFYFCSTDCLELFEGAPKKYVETPHPHLIEASGTVLPRLPYGRAKGEFDIEIKDPTSLQEGDSVRFSKEITDDDVRKFAEATSDTNALHLNDAFAEKTRFGHRIVHGTLVSGLISAALACFPGLTIYISQNLEFRRPVDIGESLTALCKIVDELEGDRYRLTTRIENDADEIVLDGTATVLIDPLPE
- the phaC gene encoding class III poly(R)-hydroxyalkanoic acid synthase subunit PhaC; translation: MNPFTAPLKTHRRLLTQGMETAEKMCLLPNRLEDLASVEVGKTPSEVIYSENKLNLLHYEPLTDDPHNTPLLVVYALINRPYILDLQPDKSVVRRFLEDGFDVYLIDWGEPSQLDASLTLGDYVKRYIDNCADVVRERTGTDAINILGYCMGGTLSTMYAALHPEKVANLGLMATGLCFDDTGGILEQWGSEEYFDPEAITETYGNVPAEFLATGFAQMNPVDTYLGKYTILFDNLDDRTAVENFGRMERWVRDGVDVAGEAYRQFIEDIYQKNALYQNELVLDGTPVDIGNLTMPVLQIIGSFDHLIPPDASKPFTEVIPSEDTDIYEFPTGHVGMAVSGKAHAELWPRVATWFRERSVTQIEESATVSRGEAEAEADHDQSLQTLDGIGPTYEERLHDAGITTVTQLVAADPVQLADRLGLSESRVTSWIEQARQFGGSSDDSTGSS
- a CDS encoding SHOCT domain-containing protein, with the translated sequence MSTERTSDGLLRIVLIVLAVIVLFPLLMMVFAMPMMGMMGWWWGGGMAGGLSPLWGIGMMLVWLVVLVGIGYLLYRGLVGGVGSSLTGDRALEELRVAYARGELSDEEFEERRAKLSREESQ
- a CDS encoding plastocyanin/azurin family copper-binding protein, producing the protein MMTDYSRRQFLGALGAGTVASAGLTQPVAAQETPVVEMGNNYFDPIGLHVEPGTTVRFELAAGAHSATAYENRIPSDASAFDSGTISSGSFEYTFEEPGTYDYYCIPHKSVGMVGRIVVGSPGGPAESSPIPDGDVPESDAIVEQGAIAYGSSTGGGGNSGGGMMGPGMMNGRSDGWFSGLPFVGGALGMLGLVAGLLYWALGRDDAPPESDDSAMETLQRRYARGEIDEAEFQRRRERLVQNQEN
- a CDS encoding thioredoxin family protein, which produces MTEVLLFTQETCGACATQREKNEGIEDAYPDVEFREVDIQIDLETAEEYGVRKTPTTLVYANGERTDEFIGIVGRGELEAAIERADQQSTGLT
- a CDS encoding SHOCT domain-containing protein translates to MSSSNQLDTTTIVLLILGAIILLPLLTMGMGFGGMMGYGGMMGQYGGTGGWWPLVGMLVPLIFLLILLGGGYLIFRRMNETQTSRNPAMEELRTAYARGDLTDEEFEARRERLERSE
- a CDS encoding DUF302 domain-containing protein, which codes for MEYTIQTSVTGEFDDVVDTTIAALEDEGFGVLCDIDIQATLKEKLGEEFRQYRILGACNPPLAYEGLTEEIELGALLPCNVIVYGTDDGEVMVSAVDPQQLVGIADNDALDSIATEVNERFERVLSAVTDELGSKSEA
- a CDS encoding SHOCT domain-containing protein, with translation MTQFTTHIGRTARRLAIIAVPLLVAATGTAAAHGGGSYGGGMMGGGWGLFGGAMGLWGLLWMALIIGLSIYIGYALLNRGSDGNDAQSLSVLRERYARGELSDDEFDRRRKQLERTG
- a CDS encoding multicopper oxidase family protein, with amino-acid sequence MPHREQRSLSRRRLLQLTGATTLGALAGCAGQFPDTDDGEGREVTPRSTVTAEPDTSVSLTAASGTIRPAPDTSTANWMYEGQFPGPELRVQEGDVLSVELTNDLQEETTIHWHGVPVPNPVDGVPNVTQEPIASGDTFTYTFRAEPAGTYFYHSHVGLQLDRGLLGPLIVEESDPHVEYDREYVVIVDDYLSGEPRLPSDSNGGMGGGGGMGGGGGMMGDIRPPYEGLLINGRLPEDPQTFDVAEGDRIRFRFVNASSATVFGVRIAGHEMTVTHADGQPVEPVDADSFVFGAGERYDVVVEATNPGRWFVQADALDGNEPPARAVVEYESTGGSGTPQTPSSSSNRLQYGDLRALSSLDGVSDDPDRTFDLTLSRGRGEYVWTIDGQTYPDADPLNIRPGEHVRIRMTNQSPVVHPMHLHGHFFQVGNAVKDTVIVPGHRGQVTIDFHADNPGRWLFHCHNLYHLDAGMARVVRYVE